GGAAATGGAGAttgactgacttttttttttaatatttatttatttatttggctgcactggcaCTCGGGATATTCGTTGCTGCATGCAAACTCTTagatgcagcatgtgggatctagttacccgaccagggatcaaacccaggccccctgcatacGGTGTgcgaagtcttagccactggaccaccagggaagtcccaagagattgacttttttttggagtataattgctttacaatgttgtgttagtttctgctgtataacaaagtgaatcagctatatgtatacatatatccctatatcccctccctcttgcatctccctcccaccctccctatcccacccctccaggtggtcacacagcaccgagctgatctccctgtgcaatacagctgcttcccactagctatctattttacatttggtagtgtatgtatgtccatgctactGAGAGACTGATTTTTAATGACGTTATTTGAGCACCTGGATCCATCCGTGCCTGAAGCCAGTACTCCTGACTTTTAATGTATGTGAGCCAAAAACACTACCTTCTTTaccttattttaatttacttaagtcagcttgagttgggtttctgtcattTTTCACTGAAAGATTGCTGACCAATATAGCGATTCAGCTAGGTGGTAAGCTTCCTGAGAGCAGGGATtgcccacatgctgtgtggcacggccaaaaaaacagTGTGAGTAAACGTTCACTTGAACAAGAACCATACAACaggcattctcttttttttttttctgtctgcactgcatggcatgcaggatcttagttccccaaccagggatcaaacctgtgccccctacagtggaagcgcagagtcttaaccactggaccaccagggaagtccctctaattcTTATCTGATACAAACAAGGCCCTCTGCTTCTCTGCAGTTTCTCTGAGGATGACTGATTTCTCACTTTCTGAGTGGAATGATCTTGGTGAAAGAGTTATTCTAGGAACCCCACAGGCCTGAAAGAGATACTTTAAATCTACTAATCTGACTGATTAGTTCCccactgtacagatgagaaaactgagatttaagCTAAAAAGTGGTTGCTTAACACTACATGGTGAGTCACAGGCAGAATTAACTAAGACAACCCTCCCCCACCAGCGCAATCCCATGACTTGTAGTCTAGTGCTCTGGcctctgtccctttttttttaaataaatttatttatttttatttatttatttttggctgcgttggatctttgttgctgcgcttggactttctctagttgcggggagcaggggctactcttcattgcggtgtgcaggcttcttattgaagtggcttctcttgttgcgaagcacaggctccaagcgcgcaggcttcagtagttgtggcacgtgggctcagtagttgtggcgcacgggtttagttgctccgcggcatgtgggatcttcccggaccagggctcaaacccgtgtcccctgcattggcaggcggattcttaaccactgcgccaccagggaagtccctgacctctgccctttattaagcaaagtaagtcagtcACTTACCCAGAGCTCAGAAATCTCTAAGTAAAATACAATGAACTGCTCAACTCTGATAATTGCCCTCAGAGGTGGGgcgaaacacaagggaaggagcGCTGGACCAGGAGTCATGACTAGTTTACTCtattactggctgtgtgactttgggtaagacCTTCACGTCTCTaggctcagtttcctctctcTATAATGGGGGTGGAGGAAGGCAGGGTTTGAAGGAGCTGATTTCTAAGATCCCTGAAATTCTATATTTACATGGGGGTTGTTGGATAGTTCATCAAATCCCCAAGATTAAACCTACATGGATTACAGAGAATTGGATGGATTACAGAGAATTGGAAGGCCAAGAGGTCAGCAACCCATCTGCAGACTACAAATTAAGGTTCAGGAAATGGGAGTTCCAGCTGAGCATATATTCCTTCCAGCTCGCCTTTTAAGAGTAGAATGGAAATCACCTTCTGGGTACTGATAAATATGGAGATACGTCCCACATCCTACAATTCTCCTTTCTCACTTTCTCTAAAATCTTAAAAGACCTCCATCTAAGTCAGTTGGAGCAAGCCCACTAGAATGTCCACACTGAATAAATGCTGCCTTCTGCAAGACAGTCCTTTTGGGAGTTTGAACAATTCTTCCAACGGGCCAGAAATTCCTCCCAGCATTTGTAACAGTCCTCTTGGGGAAGCAAACCAGCCTCATGATTTTGCCTTGGCTTTCATCTCAAGTGACAATTCTCAATTTGATCAcccattgtgttttctttttttttaattttttaaattaatttatttatttggttgtgctgggtcttagttgcggcaggcgggctccttagttgcggctggtGCGCtgcttagttgtagcatgcgaactcttagttgcggcacgcatgtgggatctagttccctgaccagggattgaacccgggtcccttGCATCAGGAacgcggagtcttaatcactgtgccaccagggaactcccatccATTGTGTTTTCTACACTTGGCCATTTCCAAAAATCATAGTCCTCCTTTAAAAAATGgaggtttgggacttccctggtggcacagtggttaagaatacgcctgccaatacaggggacacgggttcgatccctggtccaggaagatctcacatgccacagagcaactaagcctgtgcgccacaactactgagcctgcactctagagcccgcgagccacaactactgagcccgcatgccacaactactgaagcccacgcgcctagagcccgtgctccacaacgagagaagccaccgcaatgagaagcccgtgcaccgcaacgaagagtagcccccgctcaccacacctagagaaagcccgtgcgcagcaacgaagacccaatgcagccaaaaataaataatttaatttaaaaaaaaaaatagaggttcCCCCTCAAGGACGATGTTCAAGAGTATACACCCCACAATCCAAAGACAGTTTCCTACAATGTTTTGAGGAGTGGAACCATCAGCAAGTGACAGAACAGCTTCTTCAGGAGGTCTCTTTTGAAGGGGCTGACACTTGTTGAATATCCTGaggtgcttatttttaaaaaccatctctGCTGCATGATCATcacattttcccttctctttctcaaCCCTGGAAGGCTCTAAACTTTTTCCTTCACCAGCCTTCATCGgccctcctcctccatccctgccATCCCCTGGCCCAACTGTCCTCAGCCCAACTCTCTTCCCTGCCTGCAATTAGGCAAATGCCCAAGTTGCTGAATCTTCAAAATCTGTCTTCGATTGAAAGGTAGGCAGTGATGGGGGACTCTAATGGATCCTGGAAAACTGTCTCAGCAGTTCTTACTCCCAAAAGGCCCTTCTCTGGTTTTTAGGGCAAGGTGTCTGTCTTAGCCAAACGTTTCAGAGGGTCCCAGAGACTCATTCCAACTAGGCATGGCACCAGAACCCTTCCTGccttggtgggggtgggaggctggaGATCTGCTCTCCAGAGGCCCATGTTGCCAGGTGTTGTCAACCACCTACACTTCAAACATTGGACAGATACTGCAGACAGCCTTGTCTTACCACCACCCTCCATCTTTTCCCAACTTTATAGTTTATAAATTACTCTTTCATGAGTTCTTGGACTCTTCTccactgttttacagatgaggaaactgagcctcagagaagtAAAGTGAAACATCCAAATTGATAACGTTAGCAAGTTAAAGGTCACTGTCAGACCTCTTGATTCCccatctcatttttttgtttgtttttaattttttaggccgcgctgtgtggcatgcgggatcttagttcccctaccagggatcaaacccgtgccccctgcattgggagcgcagaatcttaaccactggaccaccagggaagcccctcatgctTTTTTCAATGCAACAGAAATTGCTCACACCTAGAGTAACTACTCATTCAGATAGTTATTTCCCCTAAGAGCCAAGGGTCTCTTTCTCAGAGACCCTCAGAAACTCAGACATAATGCTCACCCACCAATAAACGCAATCTGCCCACATCCAAGCACACAGACCTACAGACCCAGTTCTAaggctctgccctctgccccaaGGTGTCTCTCTCATAGAATCCCCTCCCCAGTGGCTGCTTAGAGTCAGCGAAGGAGGTGTGTCTTTAGACAGAGGAGCAGAATCTGTCTCTGACTCCTCCAAGAAGGGGTCCTGGAAGGAAGAAGCCCCTTCCTCAGCGTCTGTTCTAGGagtcccacccccgcccctcccctacCTGCCAAGAGCTGCATCCAGGCGCAGATCTTGTAGACCGTGGCCGTgttgcagaagaagaaaagagcaaaGCAGGTGATGCAGCCGAGGATCAGCACCATGGAGAGCAGCACGAAGAAGGCGGCCGCCTTGAAGGCGCCGGACGGGATAGTGCTGAAGTCGGTGAACGAGCCGCGGCAGGTGAGCTCGCGGCCCGCCAGCCCGCTGCCCACACAGTAGTGGAAGAGGCCGAAgtagccaggcttgggggtgctCACGCTGTCGCCCACCCAGTAGGGCTGAATGAAGACCACCACGTTGATGATGGCGAAGCAGATGGTGAAGATGGCCCATAGCACACCGATGGCCCGCGAATTCCGCATGTAGTGCTCGTGGTAGAGCTTGGAGGCCTCCTGCGAGGGCAGCATGGtgcccgggggcggggccggcggcgGCTTGCGGGGGCCGCCGGCCCGGGACCGACCGCCGGGCTGCCGGGCGGGAGCTGGGGACGCACGCGAGAAGCGACCCTGAGCCAAGGAACCCGCGAGGGCGGGGCCTGAGGCGGAGCTGAGGGGACCCGGGGGCCGGTATGGAGGAGCTAGGAGGGGGTCATGAGAGTACTGGGAAGGTGTCAGGGTAGGGGGAGACTGGCAAAGATCTCCAATTCGGGGACACAGGAAGAGGCCATGTGAAAGTTGGGGGGCTGGGATGAGGGAGCTGGAAGGAGCATAGGAGAGCTGGAGGCGGGGCGCTAGGAAGTGGTTACGGTGGCGTTGGGGAGGGGGCTTGGGGGCTGGTACCGGCGAAGTAAGAGGGGACCGTGGGGAGATGGAATGGAGGCTGGAGACCGGCAGCGGAGAATTAGCAGCGGGGTTTTACAGGGAGCTCGGAAGGGAATCTGGGGGCTGGTGTTCGGGGTAAAAGGAGGTCTGGTATTGGGTGTCTAGAAAGGGGCTGTGGAGAGGGGGGTGGGCGCTTCTACGAGGGGGTAAGAAGGGGATGTAAGGGGCTAGTGCCAGGGGAATGGGAAGGTGATATGGAGGCTGGGACAGGGAGGGCGA
Above is a genomic segment from Eubalaena glacialis isolate mEubGla1 chromosome 7, mEubGla1.1.hap2.+ XY, whole genome shotgun sequence containing:
- the LHFPL4 gene encoding LHFPL tetraspan subfamily member 4 protein codes for the protein MLPSQEASKLYHEHYMRNSRAIGVLWAIFTICFAIINVVVFIQPYWVGDSVSTPKPGYFGLFHYCVGSGLAGRELTCRGSFTDFSTIPSGAFKAAAFFVLLSMVLILGCITCFALFFFCNTATVYKICAWMQLLAALCLVLGCMIFPDGWDAETIRDMCGAKTGKYSLGDCSVRWAYILAIIGILNALILSFLAFVLGNRQTDLLQEELKQENKDFVGSTVSSVLRPGGDVSGWGVLPCPVAHSQGP